A genomic region of Nymphaea colorata isolate Beijing-Zhang1983 chromosome 2, ASM883128v2, whole genome shotgun sequence contains the following coding sequences:
- the LOC116246674 gene encoding protein DETOXIFICATION 16-like isoform X1, translated as MAEEKEVYSPLLSPSSPSLHHEEEREVQQGCRTRGEATLQEAKRLLWLAGPLIAANLLQRCIQMTSVMFVGHLGQLALSGASMATSFITVTGFSVVLGLATALDTLCGQAYGAKQYHMLGVYMQRSVFILSIVSIPLAFLWAYTEKILLAFGQDDDISREAGTYARWMIPTLFSYGILQSEVRFLQTQNIVLPMMLSTGLCALLHFLVCWALVFKSGLGYRGAALANSISYWINVLLLALYIKFSSACNKSWTGFSRRAVRDVTNFIKLAAPSAVMACFEWWSFEVLTLLAGLLPNPKVETSVLAIILNTSSTAFMVPLGLASAVSTRVANELGAGRPQAARMAVRIVLLLVIVQATLVSMTIIFIRGVWGYAFSNDKEVAAYVADIMPLLALTAFVDAIGCVLSGVARGCGWQKYGAVINLGAYYIVGVPLAVVLAFVLHSGGKGLWFGVTCAIFVQMGSFLALTIFTNWEEEAKKARDQVYISTLRTDGAM; from the exons ATGGCAGAAGAGAAGGAAGTCTattctcctcttctctctccttcttctccttccctgcATCacgaagaagagagagaggtgcaGCAGGGATGCCGGACAAGAGGGGAGGCGACGCTGCAGGAGGCGAAGCGGCTGCTATGGTTGGCAGGGCCGCTTATAGCGGCGAACCTCCTGCAGAGATGCATCCAGATGACCTCCGTCATGTTCGTCGGCCATCTCGGCCAGCTTGCTCTCTCCGGTGCCTCCATGGCCACCTCCTTCATCACCGTCACCGGTTTCAGCGTTGTC TTGGGGCTGGCCACTGCATTGGATACTCTGTGCGGGCAAGCTTATGGAGCAAAACAGTACCATATGCTTGGTGTATATATGCAGAGATCAGTGTTTATTCTTTCCATTGTCAGCATTCCCCTTGCATTTCTCTGGGCATATACAGAGAAGATCCTGTTGGCATTTGGTCAGGACGATGACATATCAAGGGAGGCAGGAACCTATGCTAGATGGATGATCCCAACTCTCTTCTCTTATGGCATACTGCAGAGTGAAGTCAGGTTCCTGCAAACCCAGAACATTGTCTTGCCAATGATGCTGAGCACAGGATTGTGTGCACTTCTGCATTTTTTAGTCTGCTGGGCTCTTGTCTTCAAGTCCGGGCTCGGTTACAGAGGCGCTGCTCTTGcaaattcaatttcttattgGATCAACGTGCTGCTTCTGGCTCTGTATATCAAATTTTCTTCTGCCTGCAACAAGTCATGGACGGGTTTCTCGAGGCGTGCTGTGAGGGATGTCACCAACTTCATAAAGCTGGCAGCTCCTTCAGCTGTTATGGCATG CTTTGAGTGGTGGTCATTTGAGGTATTGACACTCTTGGCTGGACTTCTCCCCAACCCGAAGGTGGAAACTTCAGTGTTAGCGATAAt CCTTAATACAAGCTCAACTGCATTTATGGTCCCCCTCGGCCTTGCAAGTGCAGTAAG CACCAGAGTTGCAAATGAGCTTGGAGCTGGAAGGCCTCAAGCTGCACGGATGGCAGTTCGCATTGTTCTTTTACTGGTCATCGTACAGGCTACGCTTGTCTCCATGACCATAATTTTCATACGAGGCGTATGGGGCTATGCATTCAGCAATGATAAAGAAGTTGCAGCATATGTAGCAGATATCATGCCGCTTCTTGCACTGACAGCCTTTGTGGATGCAATTGGATGTGTGCTTTCAG GTGTGGCAAGAGGATGTGGTTGGCAGAAGTACGGTGCTGTAATCAATCTTGGAGCTTATTACATCGTGGGTGTTCCTTTGGCTGTTGTTCTTGCCTTTGTCTTACATTCTGGTGGGAAG GGGCTCTGGTTTGGGGTTACATGCGCAATCTTTGTACAGATGGGTTCATTCCTAGCCCTCACAATTTTCACCAACTGGGAAGAAGAA GCAAAGAAGGCAAGGGATCAGGTCTACATTTCAACTTTGAGGACAGATGGGGCTATGTAA
- the LOC116246674 gene encoding protein DETOXIFICATION 16-like isoform X3: MAEEEVYSPLLSPSPHSLHHEEQREVQQGCQTRGEAALQEAKRLLRLAGPLIAANLLQRCIQMTSVMFVGHLGQLALSGASMATSFITVTGFSVVLGLATALETLCGQAYGAKQYHMLGVYMQRLVVILSTVSIPLAFLWMYTEKILLAFGQDADISREAGTYARWMIPTLFSYGILQSEVRFLQTQNIVLPMMLSTGLCALLHFLVCWALVFKSGLGYSGAALANSISYWINVLLLALYIKFSAACNKSWTGFSRRAVMDVTNFIKLAAPSVVMSCFEWWSFELLTLLAGLLPNPKVETSVLAIILNTSTTAFNVPLGLASAVSTRVANELGAGRPQAARMAVRIVLLLVIIEATVVSMTIIFIRGVWGYAFSNDKEVAEHVADIMPLLALTDFADAIGCVLSGVARGCGWQKYGAVINIGAYYIVGVPLAVVLAFVLHSGGKGLWFGLTSAIIVQMGSLLALTVFTNWEAEAEKARNQVYISTLRTDGAM, translated from the exons ATGGCAGAAGAGGAGGTCTattctcctcttctttctccttctcctcatTCCCTGCATCACGAAGAACAGAGAGAGGTGCAGCAGGGATGCCAGACAAGAGGGGAGGCGGCGCTGCAGGAGGCGAAGCGGCTGCTACGGTTGGCAGGGCCGCTCATAGCGGCGAACCTCCTGCAGAGATGCATCCAGATGACCTCCGTCATGTTCGTCGGCCATCTCGGCCAGCTTGCGCTCTCCGGCGCCTCCATGGCCACCTCCTTCATCACCGTCACCGGCTTCAGCGTTGTC TTGGGGCTGGCCACTGCATTGGAAACTCTGTGCGGGCAAGCTTATGGAGCAAAACAGTACCATATGCTTGGTGTATACATGCAGAGATTAGTGGTTATTCTTTCCACTGTCAGCATTCCCCTTGCATTTCTCTGGATGTATACAGAGAAGATCCTGTTGGCATTTGGTCAGGACGCAGACATATCAAGGGAGGCAGGAACCTATGCTAGATGGATGATCCCAACTCTCTTCTCTTATGGAATACTGCAGAGTGAAGTCAGGTTCCTGCAAACCCAGAACATTGTCTTGCCAATGATGCTGAGCACAGGATTGTGTGCACTTCTGCATTTTTTAGTCTGCTGGGCTCTTGTCTTCAAGTCCGGGCTCGGTTACAGTGGCGCTGCTCTTGcaaattcaatttcttattgGATCAACGTGCTGCTTCTGGCTCTGTATATCAAATTTTCTGCTGCCTGCAACAAGTCATGGACTGGTTTCTCGAGGCGTGCTGTGATGGATGTCACCAACTTCATAAAGCTGGCAGCACCTTCAGTTGTTATGTCATG CTTCGAGTGGTGGTCATTTGAGTTATTGACACTCTTGGCTGGACTTCTCCCCAACCCGAAGGTGGAAACTTCAGTGTTAGCGATAAt CCTTAATACAAGCACAACTGCATTTAATGTTCCCCTCGGCCTTGCAAGTGCAGTAAG CACCAGAGTTGCAAATGAGCTTGGAGCTGGAAGGCCTCAAGCTGCACGGATGGCAGTTCGCATTGTTCTTTTACTGGTCATCATAGAGGCTACGGTTGTCTCCATGACCATAATTTTCATACGAGGCGTATGGGGCTATGCGTTCAGCAATGATAAAGAAGTTGCAGAACATGTAGCAGATATCATGCCGCTTCTTGCACTGACAGACTTTGCGGATGCAATTGGATGTGTGCTTTCAG GTGTGGCAAGAGGATGTGGTTGGCAGAAGTATGGTGCTGTAATCAATATTGGAGCTTATTACATCGTGGGTGTTCCTTTAGCTGTTGTTCTGGCCTTTGTCTTACATTCTGGTGGGAAG GGGCTCTGGTTTGGGCTTACAAGTGCAATCATTGTACAGATGGGATCACTCTTAGCCCTGACAGTTTTCACCAATTGGGAAGCAGAA GCAGAGAAGGCGAGGAATCAGGTCTACATTTCAACCTTGAGGACTGATGGGGCTATGTAA
- the LOC116248756 gene encoding transcription factor MUTE isoform X1 produces the protein MAHIAVERNRRKQMNEHLKVLRSLTPCFYVKRGDQASIIGGVIEFIKELHQVLQALESAKRRKSLSPSPSPSPRMALAPPGSPPIFGFDNIRELSACCNSSLADVEAKLSGSNVLLRTISRRIPGQVVRIISALERLSFEVLHLNISSMDDTVLYSFTIKIGLECQLSVEELAHEVQQTFT, from the exons ATGGCTCACATAGCAGTGGAGAGGAACAggaggaagcaaatgaatgagcACCTCAAGGTCCTGCGTTCTCTCACACCATGCTTCTATGTAAAAAGG GGAGATCAAGCATCGATCATAGGTGGTGTTATCGAGTTCATAAAGGAGCTGCACCAAGTCTTACAGGCTCTTGAGTCTGCGAAAAGGAGGAAGAGCTTGAGCCCAAGCCCATCTCCCAGCCCAAGGATGGCGCTGGCTCCTCCCGGCAGCCCACCGATCTTCGGGTTCGACAACATCCGGGAGCTGAGTGCGTGCTGCAACTCTTCTCTCGCTGACGTCGAAGCCAAGCTGTCCGGCTCCAATGTCCTCCTGAGAACCATTTCCAGGCGAATTCCCGGCCAAGTAGTAAGAATAATCTCCGCCCTGGAGAGGCTTTCCTTTGAGGTCCTTCACTTGAACATCAGCAGCATGGATGACACGGTTCTCTATTCCTTCACAATCAAG ATAGGACTTGAGTGCCAATTGAGTGTGGAGGAATTGGCTCATGAAGTGCAGCAGACCTTCACCTGA
- the LOC116246674 gene encoding protein DETOXIFICATION 16-like isoform X2 gives MAEEKEVYSPLLSPSSPSLHHEEEREVQQGCRTRGEATLQEAKRLLWLAGPLIAANLLQRCIQMTSVMFVGHLGQLALSGASMATSFITVTGFSVVLGLATALETLCGQAYGAKQYHMLGVYMQRLVVILSTVSIPLAFLWMYTEKILLAFGQDADISREAGTYARWMIPTLFSYGILQSEVRFLQTQNIVLPMMLSTGLCALLHFLVCWALVFKSGLGYSGAALANSISYWINVLLLALYIKFSAACNKSWTGFSRRAVMDVTNFIKLAAPSVVMSCFEWWSFELLTLLAGLLPNPKVETSVLAIILNTSTTAFNVPLGLASAVSTRVANELGAGRPQAARMAVRIVLLLVIIEATVVSMTIIFIRGVWGYAFSNDKEVAEHVADIMPLLALTDFADAIGCVLSGVARGCGWQKYGAVINIGAYYIVGVPLAVVLAFVLHSGGKGLWFGLTSAIIVQMGSLLALTVFTNWEAEAEKARNQVYISTLRTDGAM, from the exons ATGGCAGAAGAGAAGGAAGTCTattctcctcttctctctccttcttctccttccctgcATCacgaagaagagagagaggtgcaGCAGGGATGCCGGACAAGAGGGGAGGCGACGCTGCAGGAGGCGAAGCGGCTGCTATGGTTGGCAGGGCCGCTTATAGCGGCGAACCTCCTGCAGAGATGCATCCAGATGACCTCCGTCATGTTCGTCGGCCATCTCGGCCAGCTTGCTCTCTCCGGTGCCTCCATGGCCACCTCCTTCATCACCGTCACCGGTTTCAGCGTTGTC TTGGGGCTGGCCACTGCATTGGAAACTCTGTGCGGGCAAGCTTATGGAGCAAAACAGTACCATATGCTTGGTGTATACATGCAGAGATTAGTGGTTATTCTTTCCACTGTCAGCATTCCCCTTGCATTTCTCTGGATGTATACAGAGAAGATCCTGTTGGCATTTGGTCAGGACGCAGACATATCAAGGGAGGCAGGAACCTATGCTAGATGGATGATCCCAACTCTCTTCTCTTATGGAATACTGCAGAGTGAAGTCAGGTTCCTGCAAACCCAGAACATTGTCTTGCCAATGATGCTGAGCACAGGATTGTGTGCACTTCTGCATTTTTTAGTCTGCTGGGCTCTTGTCTTCAAGTCCGGGCTCGGTTACAGTGGCGCTGCTCTTGcaaattcaatttcttattgGATCAACGTGCTGCTTCTGGCTCTGTATATCAAATTTTCTGCTGCCTGCAACAAGTCATGGACTGGTTTCTCGAGGCGTGCTGTGATGGATGTCACCAACTTCATAAAGCTGGCAGCACCTTCAGTTGTTATGTCATG CTTCGAGTGGTGGTCATTTGAGTTATTGACACTCTTGGCTGGACTTCTCCCCAACCCGAAGGTGGAAACTTCAGTGTTAGCGATAAt CCTTAATACAAGCACAACTGCATTTAATGTTCCCCTCGGCCTTGCAAGTGCAGTAAG CACCAGAGTTGCAAATGAGCTTGGAGCTGGAAGGCCTCAAGCTGCACGGATGGCAGTTCGCATTGTTCTTTTACTGGTCATCATAGAGGCTACGGTTGTCTCCATGACCATAATTTTCATACGAGGCGTATGGGGCTATGCGTTCAGCAATGATAAAGAAGTTGCAGAACATGTAGCAGATATCATGCCGCTTCTTGCACTGACAGACTTTGCGGATGCAATTGGATGTGTGCTTTCAG GTGTGGCAAGAGGATGTGGTTGGCAGAAGTATGGTGCTGTAATCAATATTGGAGCTTATTACATCGTGGGTGTTCCTTTAGCTGTTGTTCTGGCCTTTGTCTTACATTCTGGTGGGAAG GGGCTCTGGTTTGGGCTTACAAGTGCAATCATTGTACAGATGGGATCACTCTTAGCCCTGACAGTTTTCACCAATTGGGAAGCAGAA GCAGAGAAGGCGAGGAATCAGGTCTACATTTCAACCTTGAGGACTGATGGGGCTATGTAA
- the LOC116248756 gene encoding transcription factor MUTE isoform X2 produces MAHIAVERNRRKQMNEHLKGDQASIIGGVIEFIKELHQVLQALESAKRRKSLSPSPSPSPRMALAPPGSPPIFGFDNIRELSACCNSSLADVEAKLSGSNVLLRTISRRIPGQVVRIISALERLSFEVLHLNISSMDDTVLYSFTIKIGLECQLSVEELAHEVQQTFT; encoded by the exons ATGGCTCACATAGCAGTGGAGAGGAACAggaggaagcaaatgaatgagcACCTCAAG GGAGATCAAGCATCGATCATAGGTGGTGTTATCGAGTTCATAAAGGAGCTGCACCAAGTCTTACAGGCTCTTGAGTCTGCGAAAAGGAGGAAGAGCTTGAGCCCAAGCCCATCTCCCAGCCCAAGGATGGCGCTGGCTCCTCCCGGCAGCCCACCGATCTTCGGGTTCGACAACATCCGGGAGCTGAGTGCGTGCTGCAACTCTTCTCTCGCTGACGTCGAAGCCAAGCTGTCCGGCTCCAATGTCCTCCTGAGAACCATTTCCAGGCGAATTCCCGGCCAAGTAGTAAGAATAATCTCCGCCCTGGAGAGGCTTTCCTTTGAGGTCCTTCACTTGAACATCAGCAGCATGGATGACACGGTTCTCTATTCCTTCACAATCAAG ATAGGACTTGAGTGCCAATTGAGTGTGGAGGAATTGGCTCATGAAGTGCAGCAGACCTTCACCTGA